The Paenibacillus tianjinensis genome has a window encoding:
- a CDS encoding isoprenyl transferase: protein MIKRVQAWLSRKDRQEEQPVEISPDNIPRHVAVIMDGNGRWAKRRGLPRIVGHQNGMKAVKRATIAANDLGVEFLTMYAFSTENWKRPKDEVDFLMRLPVEFLALELDELIEKNVQVRVMGDSNALPNHTRKAMEEAVERTKHNTGLILNFALNYGSRKEIEDCMRELGNDIKAGRLSPEEITSELIDSRLLSGGLPDPDLLIRTSGEMRLSNFMLWQIAYSELWFTDVYWPEFDKTHLLQAVAEYQRRTRRYGGLK from the coding sequence ATGATCAAACGGGTTCAAGCATGGCTTAGCCGTAAAGACAGGCAGGAAGAACAGCCAGTCGAGATTTCACCGGACAACATTCCCCGGCACGTGGCGGTAATCATGGACGGTAATGGTCGCTGGGCTAAACGCCGCGGCCTTCCGCGCATTGTCGGTCATCAAAACGGGATGAAAGCAGTAAAACGTGCAACCATAGCCGCAAATGATCTGGGAGTAGAATTCCTCACGATGTACGCTTTTTCTACGGAAAATTGGAAGCGGCCTAAAGATGAAGTGGATTTCCTGATGCGTCTGCCTGTGGAATTTCTTGCGCTTGAACTGGATGAACTGATAGAGAAAAATGTACAGGTACGCGTAATGGGTGATAGTAATGCGCTGCCTAATCATACCCGTAAGGCTATGGAAGAGGCAGTTGAACGGACGAAGCACAATACTGGACTAATCTTAAATTTTGCGCTGAACTACGGCAGCCGTAAAGAGATAGAAGATTGTATGCGCGAACTGGGTAATGACATAAAAGCAGGACGGCTCTCTCCAGAGGAGATTACATCTGAACTGATTGACAGCAGATTATTGTCCGGAGGTCTGCCTGACCCTGATCTGCTGATCCGCACCAGCGGAGAAATGCGGCTGAGCAATTTCATGCTCTGGCAGATCGCATACAGTGAGCTGTGGTTTACGGATGTGTACTGGCCTGAGTTTGACAAAACGCACTTATTGCAGGCAGTTGCCGAGTATCAGCGCCGTACACGCCGCTATGGCGGATTGAAGTAG
- the frr gene encoding ribosome recycling factor, translating to MPQAVKKNAEERMEKAISSLKRDLATLRAGRASTALLDRIQVDYYGAPTPVNQLANISTPDSRTLLIQPWDRSSVADIERAIMKSDLGLTPANDGTIIRLSIPPLTEERRTELVKFTKKFGEEAKVAIRNIRRDANDDIKKMEKNGISEDESRGHQEDIQKSTDKFIAEVDKVLLSKEKEIMEV from the coding sequence ATGCCACAGGCAGTTAAGAAAAATGCCGAGGAGCGTATGGAAAAAGCGATTTCTTCCCTAAAACGCGATTTGGCTACTTTGCGGGCAGGACGCGCATCGACAGCGCTGCTGGACCGCATTCAAGTTGATTATTACGGCGCGCCTACGCCGGTTAACCAGCTGGCCAATATCAGTACACCGGATTCCCGGACACTGCTTATCCAGCCTTGGGACCGATCGTCGGTAGCCGACATCGAACGGGCGATTATGAAGTCTGATCTTGGACTAACACCTGCCAATGACGGTACGATCATCCGCCTATCCATTCCACCGCTGACTGAGGAACGCCGTACTGAACTAGTGAAATTCACCAAGAAGTTCGGTGAAGAGGCGAAGGTAGCCATCCGCAATATCCGCCGCGATGCTAACGATGACATCAAGAAGATGGAGAAGAACGGCATTTCGGAAGATGAGTCGCGCGGACATCAGGAAGATATTCAGAAATCAACGGATAAGTTCATAGCTGAAGTCGATAAGGTGCTCTTGTCCAAAGAAAAAGAGATTATGGAAGTATAA
- the pyrH gene encoding UMP kinase: MEQPVFKRVVLKVSGESLSGQNGYGIDAETIISIAEQVKEVVELGVQVAIVCGGGNIWRGIAGSASGIDRATADYMGMLATVMNSLALQDALEQIDVPTRVQTSISMQQIAEPYIRRRAIRHLEKGRVVIFAAGTGNPFFSTDTTAALRAAEIEAEVILMAKNKVDGVYSADPFKDPTAEKFEQLTYMEVLNKNLGVMDSTASSLCMDNNIPLIVFAITEQGNIKRVVLGEKIGTIVKGSVD; encoded by the coding sequence TTGGAACAGCCAGTATTTAAGAGAGTCGTCCTTAAGGTAAGTGGGGAATCACTGTCAGGACAAAACGGATATGGTATTGATGCTGAGACGATTATTTCCATCGCGGAGCAAGTGAAAGAAGTGGTCGAACTTGGCGTTCAGGTTGCCATTGTATGCGGTGGCGGAAATATCTGGCGCGGGATCGCCGGCAGTGCAAGCGGCATTGACCGTGCAACAGCCGATTACATGGGGATGCTCGCCACAGTTATGAACTCGCTTGCTCTGCAAGATGCATTGGAGCAAATTGATGTTCCAACGCGGGTGCAGACCTCCATTTCCATGCAACAGATTGCCGAACCGTACATCCGCCGCCGGGCGATCCGTCACTTGGAGAAGGGACGCGTGGTTATTTTTGCCGCAGGTACAGGAAACCCGTTCTTCTCAACGGATACAACCGCAGCGCTTAGAGCAGCTGAGATTGAAGCAGAAGTCATTCTAATGGCGAAGAACAAAGTAGACGGTGTCTACTCTGCGGATCCTTTTAAGGACCCTACAGCCGAGAAGTTTGAGCAACTGACCTACATGGAAGTCCTGAACAAAAACCTTGGAGTTATGGATTCTACCGCTTCCTCGCTGTGCATGGATAATAATATACCGCTCATTGTGTTTGCTATTACAGAGCAAGGCAATATTAAACGTGTCGTTCTCGGTGAGAAAATCGGGACGATTGTTAAAGGGAGTGTAGATTAA
- the tsf gene encoding translation elongation factor Ts translates to MAVDAKSVKELRERTGAGMLDCKKALEEANGDITKAAELLREKGLSAAANKAGRIATEGTVESYIHAGGRIGVLVEINCETDFVGKTDSFREFARDIAMQIAAASPQYVRREEVPAEAVEKEKEILKAQALNEGKPEKIVEKMVEGRISKFYEEYCLLEQPFVKDPDKTISQLLNEKISTIGENISIRRFVRYELGEGLEKKVDNFVEEVMAQVNQ, encoded by the coding sequence ATGGCAGTAGACGCAAAATCCGTAAAAGAACTTCGTGAAAGAACAGGCGCAGGTATGCTTGACTGTAAGAAAGCACTTGAAGAAGCAAACGGCGATATCACTAAAGCCGCTGAACTGCTCCGCGAAAAAGGTCTTTCCGCAGCAGCAAACAAAGCAGGACGTATCGCTACTGAAGGTACGGTTGAATCCTACATCCACGCTGGCGGACGTATCGGCGTACTGGTGGAAATCAACTGCGAAACTGACTTCGTAGGTAAAACGGATTCCTTCAGAGAATTCGCGCGCGATATCGCAATGCAGATCGCTGCAGCTAGCCCGCAGTATGTTCGTCGTGAAGAAGTTCCTGCTGAAGCTGTAGAGAAAGAAAAAGAAATTCTGAAAGCCCAGGCACTGAACGAAGGCAAGCCTGAGAAAATCGTTGAAAAAATGGTTGAAGGCCGCATCAGCAAGTTCTACGAAGAATACTGCCTGCTTGAACAGCCTTTCGTTAAAGACCCTGACAAAACGATCTCCCAATTGCTGAACGAAAAAATCAGCACGATCGGTGAAAACATCTCGATCCGTCGTTTTGTTCGTTATGAGCTTGGCGAAGGTCTGGAAAAGAAAGTTGACAATTTTGTTGAAGAAGTAATGGCACAAGTTAATCAATAA